The Trichoderma breve strain T069 chromosome 2, whole genome shotgun sequence DNA segment TGACGCTTCGACGGTCGAGAGCTTCTTCGTTGCTGTTGCCGACAAGTCgcccatccccatcctcaTCTACAACTATCCCGGCGCCACTCCCGGCATCGACGTCAACTCGGACGTGCTGATCCGCCTGAGCCGCCACGCCAACATTGTCGGCTGCAAGTTCACCTGCGGCAACACGGGCAAGCTGGGCCGCGTGGCCGCTGCGGTGCGGGCATCTGGTGAGAACTTCCTCTGCTTCGCCGGCAGCGCCGACTTTACGCTCTCCGCTCATGCCAGTGGCGCGGCTGGTGTTATTGGCGGCCTGGCCAACGTCTCGCCGCGAGCCAACGTCAAGCTGTTCCGCCTTGCTGAGGCCGGTCCGGAGAAGGCggctgaggctgcggcgCTTCAGGCTGTTCTGGCCGCCGGCGACTGGGTTGCCATCCAGACGGGTGTTGTGGGCGTCAAGGCGGCGATGCAGTCGTACTTTGGATACGGAGGATTCACGCGGAGACCGTTGCCGAGACCGgatgagatcaaggccaagagcaTTGCGGACGGcatgaaggagatgatggacgTGGAGAATGCGCTGCCAGACGTTGCGTAAACCAACATTGAAGAGAcggaagagagatggagggggtTTGATGACACTTGCATTTGGAAATACATTCATGAggcgtatatatataacatgtattttttttttttgggatAACTCGACAAATTGATTTGCATTCATTTTTGGACATGAACCGGCTAAATTTGACTTGACGTGACATGTCATGTTCACTTACACGGAGAGAATCATAGTTGGAGCGCGAGATGTGATTTACGTGACACAGCACACAAATGAGGAAGCAATAGATGAGGAGAATTAATCCTTTATTTTGGtctatatattttattttcctttattCATTCCTTTTGgtatttcctttttgtttcctaAAATCCCATTTACAGGACAGCAGTGCACTCAATCTCGACATCCGTGTTCAGCGGCAGGGTCTTGACAGCCACGCATCTGTTGCAAGCACAACTCGTTAGTCCAATTCTCTCATCCGTTTTGACGCGCTAGCAAGGACAGCTGAAATGCTGGATACACAAGAATGCAATACGTGACATGGGCTGTTTTGTTCAAagctcctctcctctcacaGACCCCCACCACAATGTTGCATCCGATGGCGGGGCGCCCTTGGAAAGACATGGAGGGGTAACAAGACCAAAAAGAGGGACGAGAATCAAAGGCCAAAGAGATTGTGAAAGACTGCAAAAGTGAatagagggaaaagaaagtaaaatACGTACGTTCGGCAGGGCTTGACGTCGCCCCAGTAGGTGCTGTAGACCTCGttcatcttggcaaagtcGCCCATGTCGGCCAGGAAGACGTTGACCTTGACGACCTTCTCCAGGCTGGTGCCGGCAGCCTCGAGGATGGCAGACAGGTTCTTGATGCATTGGTGCTGTTGGGCAGAAATTCAAACTCGTCagttgtctttgtcttttgccgGCaatattcatcatctcccattCTCAAGTTAGAAAACACGTACGGTGTGAGCCTGGATGTCGCCGGGAATCAGCTCCATGGTGACGGGGTCCATGGGCACGGCGCCAGAGACAAAGACCATGCcattggccttgatggcctggCTGTAGATGCCGGGCAGAGGCTTGGGGGCGTTAGAGGTGAGAACGGGCTCCTTTCCAGACATTTTGGGCTGTGGTGTGAAGGTgtttgatgaggaagaaaagtgagaagaggagagaagggaagatgAAGGCTGGAAAACGATGGGATAAAGATGCAcgagcttggagagaagctCCCCGCCGGAGAGTGGGAATAGTGGCTCTCGCTGCTGATTGGATGTATACTTGCATTGTCATATGTAATCGAGCTCACGTTTTCTTTGGGGACGATTCAAGCCTCTTTACTTACTAACAACATCTGCTACTATGGAGTACCTACTTGTGAGCTTGTCGATAGTAGCACCACAAGAGTGTGAGAGAGAGGGTCCCAAGCTGACTGACTCTTCCTTGCTACCCCAAATCGCCATTCTTTCTCCTCACCCATTGGGGGCCTCATCGCCTCAGGCTGATGACCCCCTCCCAAACCCCCAAACACATCGATGCGCCACGCCCTTTGATTGGACCGTGACTATCACAGCTTCGGACGCAGGGATGCCATGGCTGGACCGGCCTTTGGACCACGGCTGGCTAAGCGCCAAGCAGGCCTGACCCCCGTGTAGGCAATAACCCCCGTTCGTATCTCTTCTCGATATCGGCCATAATCCAAACCCCCATGCGCGTTCCCCCACTGAATGGCGGTCAGCTTCTGTATTTGGCCGAGAATGAGCGTTTGTGGCGTCGAGATAGATTGACGAGCATGAGAGACTTTGTCCAGGGTCCCACAGATTGCATAGAATCGCCCATCATGAGTGATAGTGACTTTGTGTTGGTCTACACGAACAAGAGGTAGTTTGTGTATGGGGGACAAAGTATTGTATGTATCTCGAAGCTCCATGGATCCGAGCAGTCCCAACGCAGAGCCCGTCAACGGCCTTGATCTCACCCACCATCAGCTTTCTTTCTATCAACTTTCCCCCCCTGGCCTCCCCCACCAAGCTTAAAGCAAAATGGATCTACCATGCTAgcggcattggcggcgaTTCGAGAAGGGGGTCTGTTGGAGTTGTTTGTCtctcgcctcttctctttgcttgcGCTTGGGCCCCCCTCCCACGACTCATTGCTGGGCCATTTGTGTTAGTCACGCTTTCACATAGAAACACATGCTACTCCATACTCCGTATATTGAAGGGAGGAGAGTGAAAAAACAAAGTGTGGGGTAAGCCTGGGTCtcctgctcttctccaggtTTTCTCTCGTCTTCCCCACGGAGAGGATTctggagaaaaagggaataGGCTGTTGTGGCTTGATCCggggatggatgggaaaaaACGCGccgtctctttttccccttcctTGTGTCTCGCTTCGAGAAGGGTcgagtcatcatcacctAAAGCATAACAAATCAGCGCGTTGTCctgttgaggaagaagaaaaaaaaccctATCTGATACCTAGATAGATAgcccatcttttttttcccgttgcgcctcttttttctttgcccaTCAGCATCCTGTTGCCTTGTCTGGCGTGGATCTAGAGAAAGAGGGTTAAGATAAGAGATTTGGGGGGTTGGTGGATACAGGGGATTATCTTGCACAAGACGGGAGCTTGGATGTATCTGCCTCCCAATCTTTCCACATCTCCGGGACTCTGTCTTGATGGGTGGCCCGGCCGTTGATTACGGAGTTTGCTAGTAAGTTAGTTGTTCGCGTCCGAAAACTGCTTGGGGGGTGCGGCGGGAGGGGGTCAAACGACCTGGACTTGTTCCTTGTTGGAGCCAAACCAAAAAGCCAgaagcaacagcatcatcagctgGAATGGACCAGgcccttttcctcttgctAAACTCCACCCCCTGGATGCTCATGGCTGTCTATCTCTTCTCAACTGACCAACTTTCTCGTCGTTCTGCTATCTAGAGTTACATTTACTATCATAAAAAGCGGCCGGCATCCTCCCCCCCTGCTGCCGCGTTTCCGTTTCCCATCTGTCAGGTTCTATGCATGGTTGAGTTTGCCTGTCAGCCATCAGCTGTGCATCATCAATACGACCCTCTACTAGCCTGGGTGACAAGAGAGCTCTTGAGCGCTTCCAGCAGGTCGGTGTGCATTGAGCTAAGACTTTTGTTATAAAAGCTCCGGCCGCATCCCAACCTCGCAGACACGCTCGCGGCCTTGCCcttttattttgtctttcctctcctcctcctcctcccatcaATCACAAATCAGAGGGGCTTGCCATCTTGAATTAATATCTCTATTAATTCTTTATTTGGTTTTCATTTCACATTTGTATCAATTGTGAAACgttgccgtcatcatggccgTCCAAGAGGTCGACAATGCCGTGTCCAAGGACATGGGCACCAACGACCACCTCGACCAGGTCGAGAGCCAGAAGGAGGGCTTGATGGAGGAGACGGCGCGCGTTGTCGATCATCCTGCCGAGCGAGCTCTGTGCTTCAAGTTTGATATTCGCATCCTGCCTGTGCTGGCTATTATGTGTAAGTCGAGCCTCCCGCCCTGATGCTGGACACGCGTatcttgatgaagataaagagaaaggctctctttttccatctcttgaCAACCGCCACCATCCATAAAATCAACTCAGCAACTAATTCATTTTTCTCTGATAGACCTCTTCAATGCCCTCGACAAGGGTAACTTGGGTAACGCCCAGACCAAGGGCCTCAGCAGCGGTAcgcctctccccccttcATACAAAGTTCATATCTCCTGATGGCATCAAACTAAAACTCCCTCCTTTATAGATCTTCACTTCAAGTCCAACCAGTACAACCtcgtcgtctccatcttcttcgtgcCCTACGTCATCTTCGCTCCCCCCTTCGCcatgctggccaagaagttcGGAGCCTCGCGCGCCCTGCCCATCATGATGTTCACCTTTGGCTCCATGACCCTCTGCACCGCCGCCACGCAAAACTTCAGCGGCATCTTCGCCGTGCGCTGGTTCCTCGGAATGGCCGAGTCCGCCTTCTTCCCGACCGTCATCTACTACCTGACCACCTTTTACCGTCGTGGAGAGCTGGCTCGACGATTGGCCATCTTCTACGCCGCGTCTAACATTGCCAACGCCTTCTCCGGCCTGCTTGCCTTTGGCGTCTTCCACATCAAAGACAGCAAGATCCTCGTCTGGCGctacctcttcatcatcgaggGCGGCGTCAccttcctcttcgccatcttcgcctgGTTCTACCTCCCGCGATCCGCCTCCGAGGCCAAGTTCCTCACCCAAGACGAGCGCTCGCTGGCCTTTCACCGTATCCAGGTCGATTCCTCGTCCGACGTCGCCGAAGAGTTCAACTTCCGCGAGGCCCTCAAGATCTTCACCTACCCCTGGGCCTACGGCTTCCTGCTCATCGAAATCTGCCTCGGCGTGCCCATCCAGTCCGTCTCGCTCTTCCTGCCCCAGATCATCGCCCGCCTGCAGTACTCCACCGTCAAGACGAACCTCTACACCGTGGCCCCCAACGTCACCGGCGCCGTGATGCTGCTCGTccttgccttttgctcgGATTACACCCGCCTGCGTTTCCCCTTTATTATCCTGGGCTACGTCTTCACTTTCGTCGGCTTCATCATCTACGCCGCCATCGACGACGTCACCAAGCAGATCCACGTCGCCTACTTTGCCACCTTTATGATGTGCTGGGGAACTTCTGCTCCCTCCGTCTTGCTGTCCACTTGgtacaacaacaacattgCTCACGAAGGCCGCCGTATCACGCTTACCTCTGTCGGTGTGCCCCTGGCCAACGTCATGGGTCTTGTTTCTAGCAACATCTTCCGTACTCAGGATGCTCCCCGATACGAGCCTGCTCTCATCACCACGGCCTGCTTCGGCGCTGCCGGTGCCCTCATCACTCTGTGCATGGGAATGTTTATGATGTGGGACAACAGGAGGCGTGATCGCCGATCGGGTGTCAAGATTGACCCTCGGGATATTCCTACTTCGCGACTCAGGGATGGTCCCAGCGCTCCTGAGTTCAGGTGGTTCTTGTAAtgagttttctttttgcatgTTGTTTAGTTGTGGTCAAATGCCATGGGTTGGCTTTGTTATGAGCTTTGGATGAGtatgaattttttttaagtcTATGATCTGTATATTGGTAGTAGCGAGTTGTCCGTGTGCCCGGTGGTAGTGTTCCGGCTCTAATAGGATGATGAATATGAAATAagaatatatatacataaCTCCGATGACTTTAATCATTATAGTGACCTTTGCAGCATATTAAATCCATTACCCGCCTGTGAAAAATCTTCGCCCTGCAGAAATAGTTCCAAATCACCGAGTAAGTCATCGCCTTGACTGACCAGTCCGAGATATTGCTCTCGGAATTCTTCCTGCGCTAGATAATGACCCGGGCCGAGATTTGGTATAGGAATATTCGGTACTGCCGAGTCATATTCGATGGGAGCATATACATTCGGATTCGAATTTGACTCCGAAGGAACCGTTTCCACTTCCGCGATGGTTTTCAAATCATTTGTTTCTCTGGCGGGACCTTGACCGgcgctggaagaaggtgGCACAACGGCATCGGATT contains these protein-coding regions:
- a CDS encoding dihydrodipicolinate synthetase family domain-containing protein; translation: MSPSAYTPTEAAANGERPARVLARGIYVPTVAFFDPETDELDVKTVSRHAVRLAKAGVAGLAVQGSNGEAVHLAHEERNTITRTTRAALDAAGFSSMPLIVGCGAQSVVEAVSLCRDAAANGGDYALVLPPSYYAGLFDASTVESFFVAVADKSPIPILIYNYPGATPGIDVNSDVLIRLSRHANIVGCKFTCGNTGKLGRVAAAVRASGENFLCFAGSADFTLSAHASGAAGVIGGLANVSPRANVKLFRLAEAGPEKAAEAAALQAVLAAGDWVAIQTGVVGVKAAMQSYFGYGGFTRRPLPRPDEIKAKSIADGMKEMMDVENALPDVA
- a CDS encoding endoribonuclease l-PSP domain-containing protein, with amino-acid sequence MSGKEPVLTSNAPKPLPGIYSQAIKANGMVFVSGAVPMDPVTMELIPGDIQAHTHQCIKNLSAILEAAGTSLEKVVKVNVFLADMGDFAKMNEVYSTYWGDVKPCRTCVAVKTLPLNTDVEIECTAVL
- a CDS encoding major facilitator superfamily domain-containing protein gives rise to the protein MAVQEVDNAVSKDMGTNDHLDQVESQKEGLMEETARVVDHPAERALCFKFDIRILPVLAIMYLFNALDKGNLGNAQTKGLSSDLHFKSNQYNLVVSIFFVPYVIFAPPFAMLAKKFGASRALPIMMFTFGSMTLCTAATQNFSGIFAVRWFLGMAESAFFPTVIYYLTTFYRRGELARRLAIFYAASNIANAFSGLLAFGVFHIKDSKILVWRYLFIIEGGVTFLFAIFAWFYLPRSASEAKFLTQDERSLAFHRIQVDSSSDVAEEFNFREALKIFTYPWAYGFLLIEICLGVPIQSVSLFLPQIIARLQYSTVKTNLYTVAPNVTGAVMLLVLAFCSDYTRLRFPFIILGYVFTFVGFIIYAAIDDVTKQIHVAYFATFMMCWGTSAPSVLLSTWYNNNIAHEGRRITLTSVGVPLANVMGLVSSNIFRTQDAPRYEPALITTACFGAAGALITLCMGMFMMWDNRRRDRRSGVKIDPRDIPTSRLRDGPSAPEFRWFL